A genomic window from Cyprinus carpio isolate SPL01 chromosome A2, ASM1834038v1, whole genome shotgun sequence includes:
- the LOC109058525 gene encoding gastrula zinc finger protein xLCGF3.1-like has product MEVKEERPELNDVEENHQEPHNFINGETSVTSSHTDKNSSQKRRSFPCDQCGKSFVRKGVLKDHMKIHTGEKPYLCDQCGRRFTRRHLLNEHMRSHTEEKPHTCSQCGKGFSLSEDLKIHMSIHTGEKPFTCDQCGKSFMREGVLSKHMRSHTGEKPHVCVECGKGFSLKENLKCHMRIHTGEKPYTCKECGVSFKFKGNLNYHLRIHTGATPFTCHLCGKSFTQPDSLTYHLRCHAGVKPFKCEQCGKAFILASHLKKHMMAHANERPHFCSVCGKTFSRLDCFKMHQKGHTGVKVHVCSECGKSFRRAGELKGHHRVHSGEKPYKCSLCNKSFSSSCTRQKHVRQHCPKRAK; this is encoded by the coding sequence ATGGAGGTGAAAGAGGAGCGTCCAGAACTGAACGATGTAGAGGAAAACCATCAAGAACCTCATAATTTCATAAATGGAGAAACATCTGTGACCTCCTCACACACTGACAAGAACTCCTCGCAGAAAAGAAGATCATTCccgtgtgatcagtgtggaaagagttttgtgcGTAAAGGAGTCCTGAAGGATCACATGaagattcacaccggagagaaaccttatTTGTGTGATCAGTGTGGACGGAGATTCACGCGCAGACATCTCCTGAACGAACACATGCGCAGTCACACCGAAGAGAAGCCTCACACGTGCTCTCAGTGTGGGAAGGGTTTCTCACTCAGTGAAGACCTCAAGATTCACATGAGCATCCACAcgggagagaagccgttcacatgtgatcagtgtggaaagagcttcatgCGTGAAGGAGTGCTGAGCAAGCACATGCGCagtcacaccggagagaaacctcacgtgtgtgtggagtgtggaaaGGGGTTCTCACTTAAAGAAAACCTGAAGTGccacatgagaatccacaccggagagaagccttacacatgcaaGGAGTGCGGAGTCAGCTTTAAATTTAAAGGAAACCTTAACTATCACTTACGGATTCACACTGGAGCCACACCTTTCACGTGTCAtctgtgtgggaagagtttcacgcAGCCGGACAGCCTGACGTATCATCTGCGCTGTCACGCTGGAGTAAAGCCTTTTAAATGTGAGCAGTGCGGTAAAGCGTTCATTCTGGCCTCACACCTGAAGAAGCACATGATGGCTCATGCCAACGAGAGGCCTCACTTCTGTTCTGTTTGTGGAAAGACTTTTTCACGGCTGGACTGTTTTAAAATGCACCAAAAAGGTCACACCGGTGTGAAAGTTCACGTGTGCTCtgagtgcgggaagagtttcagaaGAGCCGGAGAACTGAAGGGTCACCACAGAGTCCACAGCGGAGAAAAACCCTACAAGTGCTCGCTCTGCAACAAGAGTTTCAGCTCATCATGCACTCGACAGAAACATGTCAGACAGCACTGTCCAAAGAGGGCAAAGTGA